The following are encoded in a window of Lichenicola cladoniae genomic DNA:
- a CDS encoding ABC transporter permease has translation MTRKDWGLLLLLIVVGGITAILNPRFLSAVNLLDMANLIGLFGIFSIGEGLVVITGGIDLSVGSMFSLLGVIFIDLLVNRGVPWPLAILAIVVGGIVLGALQGLLVTKAKLQPFVVTLCGLLIYRGAARYYTTDATMGFGYTDDFDWLGWLASGRSWGIPHPFILLILVAVVMGVLLHRSVFGRYLFAIGRNEEAARFSGIRTGAIITGAYIISGGLAGLATICLVFYTNSVSPSSFGNFYELYAIAAAVLGGCSLRGGEGSIIGIVLGTALLQVLQNLVNILGIPSSLNFAVMGTVILIGVLADQPFIRRAIPSIRSFRSGSATPAAKSTRAIP, from the coding sequence ATGACCCGGAAGGATTGGGGACTTCTTCTTCTCCTGATCGTCGTCGGTGGTATCACCGCGATCCTCAACCCGCGCTTCCTCTCCGCCGTCAACCTGCTCGACATGGCCAACCTCATCGGCCTGTTCGGCATCTTCTCGATCGGCGAGGGGCTGGTGGTCATCACCGGCGGCATCGATCTTTCCGTCGGCTCGATGTTCTCCCTGCTCGGCGTCATATTCATCGACCTACTGGTCAATCGCGGCGTACCCTGGCCGCTGGCGATCCTCGCCATCGTAGTTGGCGGCATCGTGCTCGGGGCGCTGCAGGGCCTGCTGGTGACCAAGGCCAAGCTCCAGCCGTTCGTCGTCACCTTGTGCGGATTGCTGATCTATCGCGGCGCCGCCCGCTACTACACCACCGACGCCACCATGGGGTTCGGCTACACCGACGATTTCGACTGGCTCGGCTGGCTGGCGTCCGGGCGCAGCTGGGGCATCCCGCACCCGTTCATCCTGCTGATCCTGGTCGCCGTGGTCATGGGCGTGCTGCTGCATCGCTCGGTGTTCGGCCGCTACCTGTTCGCGATCGGCCGCAACGAGGAGGCCGCCCGCTTCTCCGGGATCCGCACCGGCGCGATCATCACCGGTGCCTACATCATCAGCGGCGGGCTGGCCGGCCTCGCGACGATCTGCCTGGTGTTCTACACGAATTCCGTCTCACCCTCGTCGTTCGGTAATTTCTACGAGCTCTATGCAATTGCCGCCGCCGTGCTCGGCGGCTGCAGCCTGCGCGGCGGCGAAGGCTCGATCATCGGCATCGTCCTCGGCACCGCCCTGCTCCAGGTGCTGCAGAACCTGGTGAACATCCTGGGCATCCCGAGTTCGCTCAACTTCGCCGTCATGGGCACGGTGATCCTGATCGGCGTTCTTGCCGACCAGCCCTTTATCCGGCGCGCAATCCCATCGATCCGCTCGTTCCGCTCCGGCAGCGCGACGCCGGCCGCCAAATCGACCAGGGCGATACCGTAA
- a CDS encoding sugar ABC transporter ATP-binding protein, which yields MSSPPLLSLVGISKSYAGVRALEDVSLTVEAGTVLGLIGENGAGKSTLMKILGGVVQPSAGSIVVDGVAHSTMTVADAARAGIAFVHQELTVLDNLDVAANIFLGREAVMGGPLRLVRNRRMHDLARPLLERLGADFGPETSVSRLLIAQRQLVEIARALSVDARVIIMDEPTSSLTLQETDRLLQVIAELRASGVAVIYISHRLHEVKLCADRVVCLRDGSVAGELSRDEIDHNAMIRLMIGRELRSLYTPPRTPPGGELCVVDRVVTSAFPDRHISFSVHRGEILGLAGLVGSGRTSLARALFGVDPILSGEVHLAGKRVEVPSPRRAIAQGIYLVPEDRKGQGLVLDMPLSENISLASLRRYASFNLVDRDAEATTARAQQVSLRIKTPGVGVHAATLSGGNQQKVVLAKWLSMAPRLIIFDEPTRGIDVGAKGEIYTLMRALADDGVAIIMISSDMEEVIGVSDRVAVMHEGEISGILDRVDFSELNVLRLAIGQPVEQLESLA from the coding sequence ATGTCGTCCCCACCGCTGCTGTCCCTGGTCGGGATCAGCAAGTCGTACGCCGGCGTCAGGGCTCTCGAGGATGTCAGCCTCACCGTCGAGGCCGGAACCGTTCTTGGCCTGATCGGCGAGAACGGCGCCGGCAAGTCGACGCTGATGAAAATCCTCGGTGGGGTCGTCCAGCCGAGTGCGGGCAGCATCGTCGTCGACGGCGTGGCGCACAGCACCATGACCGTCGCCGACGCCGCCCGTGCCGGCATCGCCTTCGTCCACCAGGAACTGACCGTCCTGGACAATCTCGACGTCGCCGCCAACATCTTCCTCGGCCGTGAGGCGGTGATGGGCGGTCCGCTCCGGCTTGTCCGCAACCGGCGCATGCATGATCTCGCGCGCCCGCTGCTCGAGCGCCTCGGAGCGGATTTCGGTCCAGAAACGAGCGTGTCGCGGCTGCTGATCGCCCAGAGGCAACTCGTCGAGATCGCCAGGGCGCTGTCGGTCGATGCGCGCGTCATCATCATGGACGAACCAACCTCCAGCCTGACGCTGCAGGAAACCGACCGGCTGCTGCAGGTGATTGCCGAACTGCGCGCGTCCGGCGTCGCGGTGATCTATATCAGCCACCGTCTGCACGAGGTGAAGCTCTGTGCCGACCGCGTGGTCTGCCTCCGCGACGGCAGCGTCGCCGGCGAGCTTTCACGTGACGAGATCGACCATAACGCGATGATCCGCCTGATGATCGGCCGCGAACTCCGCTCCCTCTACACGCCGCCGCGCACGCCGCCCGGAGGCGAACTCTGTGTCGTCGACCGGGTCGTCACCAGCGCCTTTCCCGATCGTCACATCTCGTTCAGCGTCCATCGCGGCGAGATCCTCGGCCTGGCCGGCCTGGTTGGGTCCGGCCGTACCTCGCTCGCCCGCGCGCTGTTCGGGGTCGACCCGATCCTGTCGGGCGAGGTCCACCTGGCCGGAAAGCGGGTGGAGGTTCCGTCGCCCAGGCGGGCGATCGCGCAGGGGATCTACCTCGTGCCGGAGGACCGCAAAGGCCAGGGCCTGGTGCTGGACATGCCGTTGTCGGAAAACATCTCGCTCGCCAGCCTGCGCCGCTATGCCAGCTTCAACCTCGTCGATCGCGATGCCGAGGCGACCACCGCCCGCGCCCAGCAGGTCTCGCTCAGGATCAAGACGCCCGGTGTCGGCGTCCATGCCGCGACCTTGTCCGGCGGCAACCAGCAGAAGGTGGTTCTCGCCAAGTGGCTCTCGATGGCGCCGCGCCTGATCATTTTCGACGAACCCACGCGCGGCATCGATGTCGGTGCCAAGGGCGAGATCTACACGCTGATGCGCGCACTCGCCGATGACGGAGTCGCCATCATCATGATTTCCAGCGACATGGAGGAGGTCATCGGGGTCTCAGACCGCGTCGCCGTCATGCACGAAGGCGAGATCAGCGGCATTCTCGACCGCGTCGATTTCTCCGAGCTCAACGTCCTGCGTCTCGCCATCGGCCAACCCGTCGAACAGCTGGAGTCCCTCGCATGA
- a CDS encoding dicarboxylate/amino acid:cation symporter: MRSSGVILLAMLLGLIAGGILHGVVPAPISQSAADDAGVVADLFLRLIRMIIAPLVFATLAGGIAGMRGGSIGRSALLAMTWFVTASLVSLGLGLVAANVLQPGAGLSLSVPPMAAGTTAGIARGFDTRSFITHLVPSSVIDAMARNDIVEIVVFASLFGTAVAAMPDAASTRLRGMLADLADAMLALTRLVMRLAPVAVFAALFATFARGGIGMAGSFAAFIGGFYATMLVLWVLLAGAGFVLLGRPVFGLLRVIAPAGMVAFATASSEAVFPLMVATLERFGVSPRLVGFVLPLGYAFNLDGSMLFQAFAALFIAQAYGIPLTMEQQVGMLLVLMVSSKGTAGVPRAAIVALAAVMPAFGLPDAGLLLILGVDHLLDMGRTATNVVGNAIATAVVARRTEPGFRREPG; the protein is encoded by the coding sequence ATGAGATCTTCGGGCGTCATTCTTCTCGCGATGCTGCTCGGCCTGATAGCTGGCGGCATCCTGCATGGCGTGGTGCCAGCACCGATATCCCAGTCGGCCGCCGATGATGCAGGGGTCGTCGCGGACCTGTTCCTCCGGCTGATCCGGATGATCATCGCGCCGCTGGTGTTCGCGACGCTGGCGGGCGGGATCGCCGGCATGCGAGGCGGCTCGATCGGACGGAGCGCCCTGCTGGCGATGACGTGGTTCGTCACCGCGTCGCTGGTCTCGCTAGGGCTGGGGCTCGTCGCCGCGAACGTGCTGCAGCCCGGCGCCGGCTTGTCGCTGTCGGTGCCGCCCATGGCTGCAGGCACCACCGCGGGCATCGCCAGGGGTTTCGACACACGCAGCTTCATCACCCATCTGGTGCCGTCGAGCGTGATCGACGCGATGGCGCGCAACGACATCGTAGAGATCGTGGTGTTCGCGTCGCTGTTCGGGACCGCGGTGGCCGCGATGCCGGACGCAGCCTCGACGCGCCTGCGCGGCATGCTGGCGGATCTGGCCGACGCGATGCTGGCCCTGACCAGACTGGTGATGCGGCTGGCGCCGGTTGCGGTGTTCGCAGCGCTGTTCGCGACGTTCGCACGCGGCGGGATCGGCATGGCAGGCAGTTTCGCAGCGTTCATCGGCGGCTTCTACGCGACCATGCTGGTGCTGTGGGTGCTGCTGGCCGGGGCAGGCTTCGTGCTGCTTGGACGGCCGGTGTTCGGCTTGCTCCGCGTGATCGCGCCGGCCGGCATGGTGGCGTTCGCGACGGCAAGCAGCGAGGCGGTGTTTCCGTTGATGGTCGCAACCCTGGAACGGTTCGGCGTGTCGCCGAGGCTGGTCGGGTTCGTGCTGCCGCTCGGCTACGCGTTCAACCTGGACGGTTCGATGCTGTTCCAGGCATTCGCGGCGCTGTTCATCGCGCAGGCCTACGGCATTCCGCTTACGATGGAGCAGCAGGTCGGGATGCTGCTGGTGCTGATGGTCAGCAGCAAGGGCACCGCCGGCGTGCCGCGTGCGGCGATCGTGGCGCTGGCGGCGGTCATGCCGGCGTTCGGATTGCCGGATGCGGGCCTGCTGCTGATCCTGGGCGTGGACCATCTGCTCGACATGGGCAGGACCGCAACCAACGTGGTCGGCAATGCGATAGCGACCGCCGTGGTGGCACGCCGGACCGAGCCAGGTTTCCGGCGGGAGCCGGGATAG
- a CDS encoding sugar-binding protein, giving the protein MRRLIQAALMGAATLSLCSAPAGAQQKKSLALITNVSADFWTVARAGVMKAQKEHPDFAMQVIVTGQATAAEQRRELDDLLANGIAGVSISAIDPKNSTEEFNKVASHAVLFTTDSDAPGSNRVLYIGTDNKAAGLQAATEIRKALPQGGKMMAFVGTMDADNARERVDGIKEGLQGSNIQIVDIRTDGGDFAKAKANVQDALAKGGLDVLVGLYNYNTPQIYSAVKDAGMSGKIKVVGFDEDAQTLRGVADGTIQSTIVQQPFEFGYQSMTDLVKYINGDKSFIPANHLIIIPTRIIQKDNVHEFQQSMRKMLAAK; this is encoded by the coding sequence ATGCGTCGCCTCATCCAGGCTGCTCTCATGGGGGCGGCCACCCTTTCATTGTGCAGTGCACCAGCCGGTGCCCAGCAGAAGAAATCCCTTGCCCTGATCACCAACGTCTCGGCCGATTTCTGGACCGTCGCCCGCGCCGGCGTCATGAAGGCACAGAAGGAACATCCCGACTTCGCCATGCAGGTGATCGTCACCGGCCAGGCAACGGCGGCCGAGCAACGTCGCGAGCTGGACGATCTGCTCGCCAACGGCATCGCCGGCGTTTCCATCTCGGCCATCGATCCCAAGAACTCTACCGAGGAGTTCAACAAGGTCGCCAGCCACGCCGTCCTCTTCACCACCGACAGCGACGCGCCGGGCTCCAACCGCGTGCTCTATATCGGCACCGACAACAAGGCGGCCGGCCTGCAGGCTGCCACCGAGATCAGGAAGGCCCTGCCCCAGGGCGGCAAGATGATGGCCTTCGTCGGCACCATGGATGCCGACAATGCGCGCGAGCGCGTCGACGGGATCAAGGAAGGGCTGCAGGGCAGCAACATCCAGATCGTCGACATCCGCACCGACGGCGGCGATTTCGCCAAGGCAAAAGCGAACGTGCAGGACGCGCTCGCAAAGGGCGGCCTCGACGTCCTGGTCGGCCTCTACAATTACAATACGCCGCAGATCTACTCCGCCGTGAAGGATGCCGGCATGTCCGGCAAGATCAAGGTCGTGGGCTTCGACGAGGACGCCCAGACGCTGCGCGGTGTCGCCGACGGCACGATCCAGTCGACGATCGTTCAGCAGCCGTTCGAGTTCGGCTATCAGTCGATGACCGACCTGGTGAAGTACATCAACGGCGACAAGTCCTTCATTCCGGCCAACCACCTCATCATCATTCCCACACGCATCATCCAGAAGGACAACGTGCACGAGTTCCAGCAGAGCATGCGCAAGATGCTGGCTGCGAAATAG